Proteins encoded within one genomic window of Setaria italica strain Yugu1 chromosome IV, Setaria_italica_v2.0, whole genome shotgun sequence:
- the LOC101762973 gene encoding enhancer of mRNA-decapping protein 4 isoform X1, giving the protein MASPSGNPNPTPSAPFELSKLFRPPPNPNHPTTAPSPTGVFPGAPGPAAGPPLTGPYSYPPATPPFHRGPYLQYPNDPHGFHHPAAAAFANANPTANPIPNPGPGPNPGARLMQLLGNTTPTHLESAASMPPSSEFSTAPAVALPASSSAPPARMLSSKMPRGRLLGPGDRAVHDVDSRLPGEAEPPQLEVTPITKYTSDPGLVLGRQIAVNRTYIVYGLKLGNIRVLNINTALRSLLRGHTQKVTDMAFFAEDVHRLASASVDGRVYVWKIDEGPDEENKSQITGKIEIAIQIVGDAETYHPRICWHSHKQEILYVAIGNCILRIDTTKVGRGRDFHTEEPLRCPLDKLIDGVNIVGKHGGDITDLSISQWMTTRLASASKDGTVKVWDDRRVAPLSVLKPHDGQAVYSVSFLTAPERPNHINLVTAGPLNREVKIWASTNEDGWLSPSDPETWKCTQTLELVSSLENRSEEAFFNQVAVLPQASLILLANAKKNAIYAVHLEYGQDPASTRLDYIADFTVAMPILSLTGTHENQPDGEQVVQVYCVQTMAIQQYGLELSLCLPPPADNIGSGRDPAISHLNERLPEMAALDSTATTPVDSSTAVSTKPSSDSQGTEPDSSSRVPSVAPKSKMNQAGSPVVLSRDPSGSDRDVDQSSFGRKDSIGKEEPRGGHSDGMVISDPRPVLQVGGHATHLITPSEIISGGLTSAETVASGSSQNVEAEAKHVDERKSNQTVGFEAGKENQILPEKKGRPIKPSEQTVDTLSERTIVTAKYSVEDSQPMADRSVPTLLKQSSGAEDEDAVKRATGASDGTGTDGPCTSRDLPLTSAAKEGKVMHPQPQVAGQLSPSATTFNSTDSSHEPRSNENPPIDSSLQAAAIQGTLQQLIATYGNLQKQLSSIVSAPIAKEGKRIEASLSRNMEKSIKANIDAMWARFQEENVRHEKYERERMQQMATLIATSVNKDIPVMLEKSLKKEISSLGPAVARTTAPIIEKSLSSAVSDSLQKVLGDKVANQLDKSISTKLEASVARQIQTQFQTSTKQILQDAFRSSFETSVIPAFEQSCKTIFEQVDGSFQKGMSEHGAAIQQQVLTAHTPLAQTLKEAITSASSMNQGLNSELLDGQRKLLSLFASGSPTSQKTGALQPSNGPVANLPEVDAPLDPMKELGRLIAERKIDEAFTMALQRSDVSIVSWLCSQVDLQALCGAVPIPLNQGVLLALFQQLACDIANDTSRKLQWMTNVAVAIQPTDPIIAMHVRPIFDQVYGVLAHQRSLPTTNASDATNIRLIMHVITSVLISHK; this is encoded by the exons ATGGCATCACCGTCGGGGAACCCTAACCCCACCCCGAGTGCCCCCTTCGAGCTCAGCAAGCTCTTCCGGCCGCCGCCAAACCCTAACCACCCCACCACCGCCCCGAGCCCCACCGGCGTATTCCCGGGCGCGCCTGGCCCCGCTGCCGGGCCACCGCTCACAGGGCCCTACTCCTACCCGCCGGCCACCCCGCCCTTCCACCGTGGCCCCTATCTCCAATATCCAAACGACCCCCATGGCTTCCAccaccccgccgcggccgccttcgCCAACGCTAACCCCACCGCAAACCCTATCCCGAACCCCGGCCCGGGCCCTAACCCGGGGGCGCGGCTGATGCAGCTGCTCGGCAACACCACGCCCACCCACCTCGAGTCGGCGGCGTCCATGCCACCCTCGTCGGAGTTCTCGACGGCCCCCGCGGTGGCGCTTccggcgtcgtcgtccgcgccgccggcgaggatgcTCAGCAGTAAGATGCCGCGCGGGAGGCTGCTGGGACCTGGTGACCGGGCAGTGCACGACGTGGACTCGCGGCTACCAGGGGAAGCAGAACCGCCGCAGCTGGAGGTGACACCCATAACCAAGTACACCTCGGATCCTGGGCTGGTGCTCGGTAGGCAGATCGCGGTGAACAGGACGTACATCGTGTACGGACTTAAGCTAGGCAACATCCGCGTGCTCAACATCAATACAGCGCTCCGCTCTCTGCTTCGTGGGCACACACAG AAGGTGACGGACATGGCCTTTTTTGCAGAAGATGTCCATCGTTTAGCAAG TGCAAGTGTAGATGGGCGGGTATACGTATGGAAGATTGATGAGGGACCTGACGAAGAAAATAAATCCCAAATCACAGGAAAGATTGAAATTGCCATCCAGATTGTAGGAGATGCTGAAACCTATCATCCGAGAATATGTTGGCACTCTCATAAGCAA GAGATTCTGTATGTTGCAATTGGGAATTGCATCTTAAGGATAGACACAACAAAAGTGGGAAGAGGAAGAGACTTCCATACGGAAGAGCCTCTAAGATGCCCACTTGACAAGCTGATTGATGGTGTGAACATAGTTGGTAAACATGGTGGAGACATTACTGATCTCTCCATATCTCAATGGATGACTACGCGTCTGGCTTCAGCATCAAAAGATGGCACG GTAAAGGTCTGGGATGATCGCAGGGTAGCCCCTCTGTCTGTACTGAAACCACATGATGGTCAAGCAGTTTACTCTGTTTCTTTCCTTACAGCACCTGAAAGACCAAACCATATAAATCTTGTTACAGCA GGCCCGCTCAACCGAGAAGTAAAAATTTGGGCCTCCACTAATGAAGATGGCTGGTTGTCACCGAGTGACCCGGAGACATGGAAATGCACTCAAACATTGGAACTTGTAAGTTCTCTGGAAAATAGGTCTGAGGAGGCATTTTTCAACCAAGTTGCGGTGTTGCCGCAGGCTAGCCTTATATTGCTTGCAAATGCCAAAAAGAACGCTATTTATGCTGTGCATCTTGAATATGGTCAAGATCCCGCCTCAACTCGGTTGGACTATATAGCAGATTTTACTGTTGCAATGCCCATTTTGAGTCTCACGGGAACACATGAAAACCAACCTGATGGTGAACAAGTCGTTCAAGTTTACTGTGTCCAGACAATGGCTATCCAGCAGTATGGGTTGGAGTTATCACtctgtcttcctcctccagctgaTAACATTGGATCTGGAAGAGATCCTGCAATTTCTCATTTAAATGAGAGGCTTCCAGAAATGGCAGCACTGGATTCCACAGCAACTACTCCTGTTGATTCTTCAACTGCTGTTTCGACTAAGCCATCAAGTGATAGTCAGGGCACAG AACCTGATTCTTCTTCCCGTGTTCCATCTGTAGCTCCTAAATCAAAGATGAATCAGGCTGGATCTCCAGTTGTCTTAAGTAGAGACCCTTCAGGAAGTGATCGTGATGTGGACCAGTCCTCTTTTGGTAGGAAGGATAGCATCGGAAAGGAAGAGCCAAGAGGCGGCCATAGTGATGGTATGGTAATATCAGATCCTCGCCCTGTGCTTCAGGTGGGAGGCCATGCTACTCACCTGATAACTCCATCTGAAATTATTTCAGGTGGGCTCACTTCTGCTGAAACAGTTGCAAGTGGCAGCTCACAGAATGTAGAAGCAGAAGCAAAACATGTAGATGAGAGAAAATCAAATCAAACTGTTGGATTCGAGGCTGGTAAGGAAAACCAAATTCTTCCTGAGAAGAAAGGGAGACCTATCAAGCCTTCAGAACAAACTGTAGACACCCTCAGTGAACGCACAATAGTAACTGCCAAGTACAGTGTAGAAGATTCACAGCCTATGGCTGATAGATCAGTACCCACGCTTTTGAAGCAATCTTCTGGTGCTGAAGATGAAGATGCTGTGAAGAGAGCAACTGGAGCTTCTGATGGAACTGGAACTGATGGCCCCTGTACTTCAAGGGATTTGCCTTTAACCTCAGCTGCCAAAGAGGGGAAAGTCATGCATCCTCAACCTCAAGTGGCTGGGCAACTGTCTCCTTCTGCAACCACTTTCAACTCTACTGATTCCTCGCATGAACCTCGAAGCAATGAGAACCCTCCTATTGATTCCTCCCTGCAAGCTGCAGCTATTCAAGGAACACTGCAACAG CTTATAGCCACATATGGCAACCTGCAAAAGCAATTGAGCTCAATTGTGTCTGCTCCAATTGCAAAGGAAGGCAAAAGAATTGAGGCATCACTAAGTCGAAACATGGAAAAGTCCATCAAGGCTAACATTGATGCCATGTGGGCCCGTTTCCAGGAGGAAAATGTAAGGCATGAAAAATATGAAAGAGAGCGAATGCAGCAGATGGCTACTTTAATTGCAACTTCTGTAAACAAGGATATTCCTGTTATGCTGGAGAAGTCATTAAAGAAAGAAATATCTTCGCTGGGACCTGCTGTTGCTCGGACAACAGCACCTATCATTGAGAAGTCATTATCTTCTGCTGTATCTGATTCACTTCAG AAAGTGCTGGGTGATAAGGTTGCTAATCAGCTAGATAAGTCTATATCCACAAAACTTGAAGCTAGCGTCGCTAGGCAGATCCAAACACAGTTTCAGACATCCACCAAGCAGATACTTCAG GATGCGTTCCGCTCTAGCTTTGAAACATCAGTTATTCCAGCATTTGAACAATCCTGTAAGACAATATTTGAGCAAGTAGATGGTTCATTCCAGAAGGGCATGTCTGAGCACGGTGCTGCTATCCAGCAGCAGGTTCTGACGGCACATACTCCATTAGCACAAACTTTGAAG GAAGCAATCACTTCAGCCTCGTCAATGAACCAGGGTCTTAATTCAGAGTTACTTGATGGCCAGCGCAAGCTTTTGTCACTTTTTGCATCAGGGAGCCCAACATCTCAGAAAACAGGTGCTTTGCAGCCCAGTAATGGGCCAGTGGCCAATCTCCCTGAG GTAGATGCTCCATTGGACCCTATGAAAGAACTAGGCCGACTGATTGCTGAGCGGAAAATTGATGAGGCATTTACAATGGCTCTTCAAAGAAGCGATGTCTCCATAGTTTCTTGGTTGTGTTCTCAG GTTGATTTGCAAGCATTATGTGGAGCAGTTCCCATCCCACTAAACCAAGGGGTCCTCCTAGCCCTTTTCCAGCAGCTAGCGTGCGACATTGCCAACGACACGTCCCGGAAGCTTCAATGGATGACAAATGTGGCCGTGGCAATACAACCAACAGATCCGATAATCGCTATGCATGTAAGGCCAATATTTGATCAAGTCTATGGCGTCCTGGCGCACCAGCGGTCCCTGCCAACAACTAATGCATCGGATGCAACAAACATCCGCTTAATCATGCACGTGATCACCTCAGTGCTGATAAGTCACAAGTAA
- the LOC101762973 gene encoding enhancer of mRNA-decapping protein 4 isoform X3, with product MASPSGNPNPTPSAPFELSKLFRPPPNPNHPTTAPSPTGVFPGAPGPAAGPPLTGPYSYPPATPPFHRGPYLQYPNDPHGFHHPAAAAFANANPTANPIPNPGPGPNPGARLMQLLGNTTPTHLESAASMPPSSEFSTAPAVALPASSSAPPARMLSSKMPRGRLLGPGDRAVHDVDSRLPGEAEPPQLEVTPITKYTSDPGLVLGRQIAVNRTYIVYGLKLGNIRVLNINTALRSLLRGHTQKVTDMAFFAEDVHRLASASVDGRVYVWKIDEGPDEENKSQITGKIEIAIQIVGDAETYHPRICWHSHKQEILYVAIGNCILRIDTTKVGRGRDFHTEEPLRCPLDKLIDGVNIVGKHGGDITDLSISQWMTTRLASASKDGTVKVWDDRRVAPLSVLKPHDGQAVYSVSFLTAPERPNHINLVTAGPLNREVKIWASTNEDGWLSPSDPETWKCTQTLELVSSLENRSEEAFFNQVAVLPQASLILLANAKKNAIYAVHLEYGQDPASTRLDYIADFTVAMPILSLTGTHENQPDGEQVVQVYCVQTMAIQQYGLELSLCLPPPADNIGSGRDPAISHLNERLPEMAALDSTATTPVDSSTAVSTKPSSDSQGTAPKSKMNQAGSPVVLSRDPSGSDRDVDQSSFGRKDSIGKEEPRGGHSDGMVISDPRPVLQVGGHATHLITPSEIISGGLTSAETVASGSSQNVEAEAKHVDERKSNQTVGFEAGKENQILPEKKGRPIKPSEQTVDTLSERTIVTAKYSVEDSQPMADRSVPTLLKQSSGAEDEDAVKRATGASDGTGTDGPCTSRDLPLTSAAKEGKVMHPQPQVAGQLSPSATTFNSTDSSHEPRSNENPPIDSSLQAAAIQGTLQQLIATYGNLQKQLSSIVSAPIAKEGKRIEASLSRNMEKSIKANIDAMWARFQEENVRHEKYERERMQQMATLIATSVNKDIPVMLEKSLKKEISSLGPAVARTTAPIIEKSLSSAVSDSLQKVLGDKVANQLDKSISTKLEASVARQIQTQFQTSTKQILQDAFRSSFETSVIPAFEQSCKTIFEQVDGSFQKGMSEHGAAIQQQVLTAHTPLAQTLKEAITSASSMNQGLNSELLDGQRKLLSLFASGSPTSQKTGALQPSNGPVANLPEVDAPLDPMKELGRLIAERKIDEAFTMALQRSDVSIVSWLCSQVDLQALCGAVPIPLNQGVLLALFQQLACDIANDTSRKLQWMTNVAVAIQPTDPIIAMHVRPIFDQVYGVLAHQRSLPTTNASDATNIRLIMHVITSVLISHK from the exons ATGGCATCACCGTCGGGGAACCCTAACCCCACCCCGAGTGCCCCCTTCGAGCTCAGCAAGCTCTTCCGGCCGCCGCCAAACCCTAACCACCCCACCACCGCCCCGAGCCCCACCGGCGTATTCCCGGGCGCGCCTGGCCCCGCTGCCGGGCCACCGCTCACAGGGCCCTACTCCTACCCGCCGGCCACCCCGCCCTTCCACCGTGGCCCCTATCTCCAATATCCAAACGACCCCCATGGCTTCCAccaccccgccgcggccgccttcgCCAACGCTAACCCCACCGCAAACCCTATCCCGAACCCCGGCCCGGGCCCTAACCCGGGGGCGCGGCTGATGCAGCTGCTCGGCAACACCACGCCCACCCACCTCGAGTCGGCGGCGTCCATGCCACCCTCGTCGGAGTTCTCGACGGCCCCCGCGGTGGCGCTTccggcgtcgtcgtccgcgccgccggcgaggatgcTCAGCAGTAAGATGCCGCGCGGGAGGCTGCTGGGACCTGGTGACCGGGCAGTGCACGACGTGGACTCGCGGCTACCAGGGGAAGCAGAACCGCCGCAGCTGGAGGTGACACCCATAACCAAGTACACCTCGGATCCTGGGCTGGTGCTCGGTAGGCAGATCGCGGTGAACAGGACGTACATCGTGTACGGACTTAAGCTAGGCAACATCCGCGTGCTCAACATCAATACAGCGCTCCGCTCTCTGCTTCGTGGGCACACACAG AAGGTGACGGACATGGCCTTTTTTGCAGAAGATGTCCATCGTTTAGCAAG TGCAAGTGTAGATGGGCGGGTATACGTATGGAAGATTGATGAGGGACCTGACGAAGAAAATAAATCCCAAATCACAGGAAAGATTGAAATTGCCATCCAGATTGTAGGAGATGCTGAAACCTATCATCCGAGAATATGTTGGCACTCTCATAAGCAA GAGATTCTGTATGTTGCAATTGGGAATTGCATCTTAAGGATAGACACAACAAAAGTGGGAAGAGGAAGAGACTTCCATACGGAAGAGCCTCTAAGATGCCCACTTGACAAGCTGATTGATGGTGTGAACATAGTTGGTAAACATGGTGGAGACATTACTGATCTCTCCATATCTCAATGGATGACTACGCGTCTGGCTTCAGCATCAAAAGATGGCACG GTAAAGGTCTGGGATGATCGCAGGGTAGCCCCTCTGTCTGTACTGAAACCACATGATGGTCAAGCAGTTTACTCTGTTTCTTTCCTTACAGCACCTGAAAGACCAAACCATATAAATCTTGTTACAGCA GGCCCGCTCAACCGAGAAGTAAAAATTTGGGCCTCCACTAATGAAGATGGCTGGTTGTCACCGAGTGACCCGGAGACATGGAAATGCACTCAAACATTGGAACTTGTAAGTTCTCTGGAAAATAGGTCTGAGGAGGCATTTTTCAACCAAGTTGCGGTGTTGCCGCAGGCTAGCCTTATATTGCTTGCAAATGCCAAAAAGAACGCTATTTATGCTGTGCATCTTGAATATGGTCAAGATCCCGCCTCAACTCGGTTGGACTATATAGCAGATTTTACTGTTGCAATGCCCATTTTGAGTCTCACGGGAACACATGAAAACCAACCTGATGGTGAACAAGTCGTTCAAGTTTACTGTGTCCAGACAATGGCTATCCAGCAGTATGGGTTGGAGTTATCACtctgtcttcctcctccagctgaTAACATTGGATCTGGAAGAGATCCTGCAATTTCTCATTTAAATGAGAGGCTTCCAGAAATGGCAGCACTGGATTCCACAGCAACTACTCCTGTTGATTCTTCAACTGCTGTTTCGACTAAGCCATCAAGTGATAGTCAGGGCACAG CTCCTAAATCAAAGATGAATCAGGCTGGATCTCCAGTTGTCTTAAGTAGAGACCCTTCAGGAAGTGATCGTGATGTGGACCAGTCCTCTTTTGGTAGGAAGGATAGCATCGGAAAGGAAGAGCCAAGAGGCGGCCATAGTGATGGTATGGTAATATCAGATCCTCGCCCTGTGCTTCAGGTGGGAGGCCATGCTACTCACCTGATAACTCCATCTGAAATTATTTCAGGTGGGCTCACTTCTGCTGAAACAGTTGCAAGTGGCAGCTCACAGAATGTAGAAGCAGAAGCAAAACATGTAGATGAGAGAAAATCAAATCAAACTGTTGGATTCGAGGCTGGTAAGGAAAACCAAATTCTTCCTGAGAAGAAAGGGAGACCTATCAAGCCTTCAGAACAAACTGTAGACACCCTCAGTGAACGCACAATAGTAACTGCCAAGTACAGTGTAGAAGATTCACAGCCTATGGCTGATAGATCAGTACCCACGCTTTTGAAGCAATCTTCTGGTGCTGAAGATGAAGATGCTGTGAAGAGAGCAACTGGAGCTTCTGATGGAACTGGAACTGATGGCCCCTGTACTTCAAGGGATTTGCCTTTAACCTCAGCTGCCAAAGAGGGGAAAGTCATGCATCCTCAACCTCAAGTGGCTGGGCAACTGTCTCCTTCTGCAACCACTTTCAACTCTACTGATTCCTCGCATGAACCTCGAAGCAATGAGAACCCTCCTATTGATTCCTCCCTGCAAGCTGCAGCTATTCAAGGAACACTGCAACAG CTTATAGCCACATATGGCAACCTGCAAAAGCAATTGAGCTCAATTGTGTCTGCTCCAATTGCAAAGGAAGGCAAAAGAATTGAGGCATCACTAAGTCGAAACATGGAAAAGTCCATCAAGGCTAACATTGATGCCATGTGGGCCCGTTTCCAGGAGGAAAATGTAAGGCATGAAAAATATGAAAGAGAGCGAATGCAGCAGATGGCTACTTTAATTGCAACTTCTGTAAACAAGGATATTCCTGTTATGCTGGAGAAGTCATTAAAGAAAGAAATATCTTCGCTGGGACCTGCTGTTGCTCGGACAACAGCACCTATCATTGAGAAGTCATTATCTTCTGCTGTATCTGATTCACTTCAG AAAGTGCTGGGTGATAAGGTTGCTAATCAGCTAGATAAGTCTATATCCACAAAACTTGAAGCTAGCGTCGCTAGGCAGATCCAAACACAGTTTCAGACATCCACCAAGCAGATACTTCAG GATGCGTTCCGCTCTAGCTTTGAAACATCAGTTATTCCAGCATTTGAACAATCCTGTAAGACAATATTTGAGCAAGTAGATGGTTCATTCCAGAAGGGCATGTCTGAGCACGGTGCTGCTATCCAGCAGCAGGTTCTGACGGCACATACTCCATTAGCACAAACTTTGAAG GAAGCAATCACTTCAGCCTCGTCAATGAACCAGGGTCTTAATTCAGAGTTACTTGATGGCCAGCGCAAGCTTTTGTCACTTTTTGCATCAGGGAGCCCAACATCTCAGAAAACAGGTGCTTTGCAGCCCAGTAATGGGCCAGTGGCCAATCTCCCTGAG GTAGATGCTCCATTGGACCCTATGAAAGAACTAGGCCGACTGATTGCTGAGCGGAAAATTGATGAGGCATTTACAATGGCTCTTCAAAGAAGCGATGTCTCCATAGTTTCTTGGTTGTGTTCTCAG GTTGATTTGCAAGCATTATGTGGAGCAGTTCCCATCCCACTAAACCAAGGGGTCCTCCTAGCCCTTTTCCAGCAGCTAGCGTGCGACATTGCCAACGACACGTCCCGGAAGCTTCAATGGATGACAAATGTGGCCGTGGCAATACAACCAACAGATCCGATAATCGCTATGCATGTAAGGCCAATATTTGATCAAGTCTATGGCGTCCTGGCGCACCAGCGGTCCCTGCCAACAACTAATGCATCGGATGCAACAAACATCCGCTTAATCATGCACGTGATCACCTCAGTGCTGATAAGTCACAAGTAA